The Salinispora tropica CNB-440 genome has a window encoding:
- a CDS encoding serine hydrolase has protein sequence MRPRLLAVIAVVLGIALIIPAAYARLDDGGTDTEASVPTPVPAPPPPPTLADAPVSVPFKGEFFSWALMDRQIDTISGAENLTDTSSTESMIKVWFAADYLNRLGDEALSTTMRDTITTAVRDSDDDAANQLYSAVGRSATIDRMISTCGLTDTKPGTVPGYVGWWSFTQMSPRDAVRLGDCIADGTAAGPTWTEFLLDEMSQVRGTTAPDDQKARSGGGRWGIIDGLPESITSQGPISMKNGWTALNYDGNWHVNCLAVNDQWSLAVMMRYPQQSGLDYGAQTCASVTTQLVTPQPGAALKVPQQPTGSL, from the coding sequence ATGCGTCCCCGGTTGCTAGCCGTCATAGCGGTCGTCCTCGGAATTGCTTTGATCATTCCCGCTGCGTACGCCCGTCTCGACGACGGCGGCACCGACACCGAGGCGAGCGTCCCCACGCCCGTCCCCGCCCCACCCCCACCGCCGACCCTGGCCGACGCGCCGGTGTCCGTACCCTTCAAGGGCGAGTTCTTCTCCTGGGCGCTGATGGACCGCCAGATCGACACGATCTCCGGTGCGGAGAACCTCACCGACACCAGCTCCACCGAGTCGATGATCAAAGTGTGGTTCGCCGCCGACTACCTGAACCGACTCGGTGACGAGGCGCTCTCGACGACGATGCGCGACACCATCACCACGGCGGTCCGGGACAGCGACGACGACGCGGCGAACCAGCTCTACTCAGCAGTCGGCAGGTCGGCCACCATCGACCGGATGATCAGCACCTGCGGCCTCACCGACACCAAGCCCGGCACCGTGCCGGGCTACGTCGGGTGGTGGAGCTTCACCCAGATGTCCCCGCGGGACGCGGTGCGGCTCGGCGACTGCATCGCCGACGGCACGGCCGCCGGGCCGACGTGGACCGAGTTCCTGCTGGACGAGATGAGCCAGGTTCGCGGCACGACCGCCCCCGACGACCAGAAGGCCCGCTCCGGTGGCGGCCGATGGGGGATCATCGACGGCCTTCCGGAGTCGATCACGAGCCAGGGCCCGATCAGCATGAAGAACGGGTGGACGGCGCTGAACTACGACGGCAACTGGCACGTCAACTGTCTCGCGGTCAACGACCAGTGGAGTCTCGCCGTGATGATGCGGTACCCGCAGCAGAGCGGGCTCGACTACGGCGCCCAGACCTGCGCGAGCGTCACCACCCAGCTCGTCACCCCGCAGCCCGGCGCCGCCCTGAAGGTGCCGCAGCAGCCGACCGGAAGCCTCTGA
- a CDS encoding menaquinone biosynthetic enzyme MqnA/MqnD family protein → MVEAIARPRVGHIQFLNCLPIYWGLMRSGALIDVDLHKDSPDRLSAALVAGDLDIGPITLVEYLRNADDLLLLPDLAVGSDGPVLSVNVVSTLPLADLDQRRVALGSTSRTGVLLAQLLLAERYGVRPEYFRCPPDLTQMLLEADAGVLIGDVALRALLEAPSRGLTVTDLGQAWNEWTGLPMVFAVWAVRRDFAAAHPGLVKEVHEAFLRSRDLCLAELDQVAAAAARWESFDAETLATYFRMLDFSLGDRQVAGLREFARRAAAAGAVPELPAGGPARFVG, encoded by the coding sequence ATGGTAGAGGCGATCGCGCGCCCTCGGGTCGGGCACATTCAGTTCCTGAACTGCCTACCGATCTACTGGGGGTTGATGCGCTCGGGCGCCCTGATCGACGTTGACCTGCACAAGGACTCGCCGGATCGGTTGAGTGCCGCACTGGTCGCCGGTGACCTGGACATCGGCCCGATCACCCTGGTGGAGTACCTGAGGAACGCCGACGACCTGCTGCTCCTACCCGATCTCGCGGTGGGTAGTGACGGACCGGTGCTCTCGGTCAACGTCGTTTCGACCCTTCCCCTGGCTGACCTCGACCAGCGTCGGGTCGCGCTCGGGTCGACCTCGCGGACCGGCGTGCTGCTGGCTCAGCTGCTGCTCGCCGAGCGGTACGGGGTACGGCCCGAGTACTTCCGCTGCCCGCCGGACCTCACCCAGATGCTGTTGGAGGCGGACGCCGGGGTTCTGATCGGTGACGTGGCGCTGCGGGCCCTCCTGGAAGCGCCGTCCCGGGGCCTCACGGTTACCGACCTCGGTCAGGCGTGGAACGAGTGGACCGGGCTGCCGATGGTATTCGCCGTCTGGGCGGTACGCCGGGACTTCGCCGCTGCCCATCCCGGTCTGGTCAAGGAGGTGCACGAGGCGTTCCTGCGGTCCCGGGATCTCTGCCTGGCCGAGTTGGACCAGGTGGCCGCGGCGGCTGCCCGCTGGGAGAGCTTCGACGCGGAGACGCTGGCGACGTATTTTCGGATGTTGGACTTCAGCCTGGGTGATCGCCAGGTCGCCGGGCTGCGCGAGTTCGCCCGCCGGGCCGCTGCCGCCGGCGCCGTCCCCGAGCTTCCCGCCGGCGGCCCGGCCCGCTTCGTCGGCTGA